CAGCAGCAGGCCCACGGCACAGGCGGCGATCAGCAGCGCTTCGGAGTAGAGCATGCCGGCCGTGGCGCCCACCAGGTAGCCGGTCAGCCCCGACTGGCCGCGCACCGAGAGGGTCTGGATCACGGTGATCAGCACCACACCGAAGGCGAAGAAGGTCGAGAGCACGGCGCCGATGGCGGCGTCCTCGCCCAGCCGGGTGCGCTCGCCGATGCGCTGCACCAACCACAGCCCCAGGGCGGCACTGGCCGCGGCGCCGGCCAGCAGCGCCGGCAGCACCCGGCCATCGCCCTGCCACACGCCCATGACCAGGAAGGCCAGCGCCAGCCCAGGCAAGGTGGAGTGGCTGATGGCATCGCTGACCAGGGCACGCTTGCGCAGCAGCACGAAGCTGCCCACCATGCCCGCGGCGGCGGCAAGGAGCATGGCACCCACGGTCACCAGGCTGGTGTTGTAGCCCAGGGTGAAGGTCAGCGCTCGCCACCACGTCTCCATCATCATCGCCCCGCCCCATCCTTGTGCGCTGCTCTTGGCGACTCGATGAGCCGTGCCAGCTGCACGGGGCTTAACCGGCCGCCATAGGTGGCCTGCAGGTTCTCCTCGCTGAAGGCCTCATCGACGGGGCCCGCGGCGATGCGCCTCACGTTCATCAGCAGCACATGATCAAAGTAGTCACGCACCGTGGCCAGGTCGTGATGCACGCAGAGCAGGGTCCGCCCCTCGTCGCGCAGGGACTTGAGGACCTCGATGATCGCCGCCTCGGTGGCGGCATCGACCCCGGCGAAGGGCTCGTCGAGAATCGTGATGTCGGCCTCCTGGACCAGCGCCCTGGCCAGGAACACCCGCTGCTGCTGGCCTCCGGAGAGCTGGCCGATCTGGCGCTCGGCGAACCCCTCCATGCCGACCCGGGCCAGGCTCTCCATGGCTCGCCGGTGCAGCCGCCGGGAACCGAACTGCCACCAGCGCAGGTCGCGGTAGAGCCCCATGCCGACCACGTCGATGACCCGGGCCGGAAAGTCCCAGTCGATGCTGGAGCGCTGGGGCACGAAGGCCAGGTGGCGCATCTCCTGCTCCAGGGGGCGACCGAAGACCCGCACCTCACCCGAGAGGCGTCGGGTGATGCCCAGCGCCGCCTTGAGCAGGGTCGACTTGCCGGCGCCGTTGGGGCCGATGATGGCACTCATGCTGCCCGGCGGCGTGATGAAGTCCACCGAGTGCACCACCGGACGGTGGTCATAGCTGACGGTGAGCCCCTGGATCGCCAGGGGGCTGGCGATCACCGCCTTGCCGAGTCGCGAATCGGGCATGGGTCACTCCTCCTCGGCGGTGTCAGGGGACGCCTGGGCCAGGCGGCCCTGCCAGCCGGCCGGCGGGGCGTCGCCGTCCAGGGCCCGGGCGATGGTAGTGACATTGTGGTCGAGCATGCCCAGCCAGCTGCCTTCGTAGCTGCCCTCGGGCCCCATGGCGTCGGAGAAGAGCTCGCCACCGATGCGCACCTCGTGGCCCGCGGCGGCGGCGCCCTCTATCAGGGCACGGATGCTGCGCTCCGACACCGAGGTCTCAACGAAGATGGCACCAATCTCACGCTCGACCAGCAGGTCGACCAGGGTCTCGATACGCGAGAGCCCCGCCTCGCTCTCGGTGGAGAAACCCTGGATGCCCAGCACCTCCAGCCCGTAGGCATCGCCGAAGTACCCGAAGGCGTCGTGGGCGGTGACCAGCACGCGGGACTCCTCGGGGATGGTGCCGAGGACCTCGCCGGCATAGGCATCAAGTCCATCGAGCTCCTCCAGATACGCCTCGGCACTGGCCTCGAAGGCGGCGACGCCTTCGGGATCCAGCTCGACCAGCGCATCACGCACGGCAACAACCGCGTGGCGCCACCGCCCGGGATCCATCCACACATGGGGGTCGGGCTGGTCAGGGTAGGCCTCATCGGCCAACAGCGCCTCCCGCGGCACCGCCTCGGCCACCGCAAATACCGGGCTCCGCTGGCCCAGGCGCTCGAGCAGCTCGGCCAGTTGCACCTCGAGGCTCAAGCCGCTCCAGAACACGGCGTCTGCGCGGGTCATGGCGACCACGTCGCTACGCGTCTGGCGATAGAGGTGGGGGTCGACTCCGGGCCCCATCAGTCCCTGCACCTCGACCCGCTCGCCCCCCACCTCCCGCACGATATCGGCGACCATGCCGGTGGTAGCGACCAGGCGCAGCCGGTGCTCCTCCTCGGCCAGCACAGGCGAGACCAGCAACGGCGAAACCAGCAGGGTGGCCAGACAGACGACTCGACGACGCAATGACACTCGGCACTCCTTGAATGGATACCCCAACGGCGAGGGAATTCCCGCCCTTGGCATAGCCTATAGGGTACCGCGTCGGGCGTCCGTTGCTAAATTGGCGGCGTCCACTTGGATCAGCGCCCCCCGATCCGGCCGTGCTCCCTCGAGGATCGCGACCCCTTGCGCTCTGCGCTATGGTAGCGGCTCGCCTCTCATCGCCCGGAGCCGCCATGCCACGCCACCGCCAAGCCGCCCTTCTTTTCGCTGCGCTGATGAGCGGCCAAGCCACCGCCCTGGCCCAGGAGTGTCCCGCGCCCGGCCAGTGGCAGCACGACGGCCAGCCGATCGCCGGCGACACCCTGATGCGCGAGCTGGCCACCGGCCGGGTAGTACTGCTCGGCGAGCAGCATGAGCGCCTGGCCCACCATCGCTGGCAGCTGCACACCCTGGCGGCACTGCACGGCCATCAGCCGAACCTGGCGATCGGCCTGGAGATGTTGCCGCGCGAGGCCCAGCCGGCGCTGGATGACTGGGTGGCCGGCGAGCTCGACGAGGCGACCTTCCTGGAGTCCAGCGGCTGGTACGATGCCTGGGGCTATGACCCCGAACTCTACCTGCCGATCCTGCACTTCGCGCGCATGCACCGCATCCCGCTGGTGGCGCTGAACATCACCCCGGAGCTACGCCAGCGGCTGGTCACGGAGGGCTGGGAGGCGGTGCCGGCGACAGAGCGCCACGGGCTGACCGCGCCGGCGCCAGCCGCGCCCGAATACCGCACCCTGCTCACCGAGATCTACGCCGCACACCCCGGCGACACCGCGGCCCCCGGTGGACTCGAACGCTTCATCGATGCCCAGCTGGTGTGGGACCGTGCCATGGCCGAAGGCCTCGCCCAGGCCGCCGAGTCCG
The Halomonas sp. H10-9-1 DNA segment above includes these coding regions:
- a CDS encoding zinc ABC transporter substrate-binding protein, whose translation is MSLRRRVVCLATLLVSPLLVSPVLAEEEHRLRLVATTGMVADIVREVGGERVEVQGLMGPGVDPHLYRQTRSDVVAMTRADAVFWSGLSLEVQLAELLERLGQRSPVFAVAEAVPREALLADEAYPDQPDPHVWMDPGRWRHAVVAVRDALVELDPEGVAAFEASAEAYLEELDGLDAYAGEVLGTIPEESRVLVTAHDAFGYFGDAYGLEVLGIQGFSTESEAGLSRIETLVDLLVEREIGAIFVETSVSERSIRALIEGAAAAGHEVRIGGELFSDAMGPEGSYEGSWLGMLDHNVTTIARALDGDAPPAGWQGRLAQASPDTAEEE
- a CDS encoding metal ABC transporter ATP-binding protein, with the protein product MPDSRLGKAVIASPLAIQGLTVSYDHRPVVHSVDFITPPGSMSAIIGPNGAGKSTLLKAALGITRRLSGEVRVFGRPLEQEMRHLAFVPQRSSIDWDFPARVIDVVGMGLYRDLRWWQFGSRRLHRRAMESLARVGMEGFAERQIGQLSGGQQQRVFLARALVQEADITILDEPFAGVDAATEAAIIEVLKSLRDEGRTLLCVHHDLATVRDYFDHVLLMNVRRIAAGPVDEAFSEENLQATYGGRLSPVQLARLIESPRAAHKDGAGR
- a CDS encoding ChaN family lipoprotein, with protein sequence MPRHRQAALLFAALMSGQATALAQECPAPGQWQHDGQPIAGDTLMRELATGRVVLLGEQHERLAHHRWQLHTLAALHGHQPNLAIGLEMLPREAQPALDDWVAGELDEATFLESSGWYDAWGYDPELYLPILHFARMHRIPLVALNITPELRQRLVTEGWEAVPATERHGLTAPAPAAPEYRTLLTEIYAAHPGDTAAPGGLERFIDAQLVWDRAMAEGLAQAAESAPLVVGLMGEGHVRHGHGVPHQLATLGVTETHTALAWPRERGCPAPTEIADALFGLGDEARHEPAAPPRLGVLLAPDEAGVRIDRIAPESVAAGSGLREGDVIVIAAGHRVNAMEELIAIIRRQAPGTLLPLEVVRDGEVRELLARFPSEAP